Part of the Sander lucioperca isolate FBNREF2018 chromosome 1, SLUC_FBN_1.2, whole genome shotgun sequence genome is shown below.
CCAAGTCTTTTTAAAACGGTTATGCTCTAGTAAATCTTGCATATGTATTTACGTTTGAACACCTTTCTCATGAACTTTATCCTCCTTCCACAGTGAGCTGTACTTTAAGCCTCCCACCACTGCTAAACCCAAAGTGGTGCGTGATGTACGAGCGGACAGCATCGGGAATCTGGTGACTGTTCGAGGCATAGTGACCCGGGCAACTGAGGTCAAACCAATGATGGCCGTCGCGACATACACGTGTGACCAGTGTGGCGCTGAGACCTATCAACCAGTAAGACTGGTTTTAGTCCTGTGATCATTTACATCCTGTGACAAATGCATACGTTTTATCAGGTGTCCCTCATAAATTCTTTTTGTCCTTCAGATCCAGTCTCCCACCTTCATGCCCCTCGTGATGTGTCCCAGCCAAGAGTGTGTCACCAACAAATCTGGAGGTCGACTCTACCTGCAGACCAGAGGCTCCAAATTTGTCAAGTTCCAGGAGCTGCGTATTCAGGAACATGTAAGGAACGACAATAAAATGCTCACCCACTGTTGCCATGaattgtattgttgtgattttaGCAAGTTTCTATTTTCTCATGAGTTTCTTCTGTTGTTCCACAGAGTGACCAGGTACCCGTCGGAAATATTCCAAGGAGCATGTCCATTTACGCCCGCGGAGAAAACACACGTCTTGCCCAGCCAGGAGACCATGTAGCCATCACCGGAGTCTTTCTCCCTCTTCTGCGCACAGGCTTCAAACAGGCTACTCAGGTATGTAGCTGTTAACCTGAATTTGGGATTTGTCTGTTTTACCCCACATAGtgatgtgggtttttttttttctgtccatgGTCCAACAATGCAccctatttattttatttttttggggtcatTTCAGGGTCTTCTGTCAGAAACTTACCTGGAGGCTCATAGCATCACACTCATGAACAAGTCTGAGGATGATGAGCTCGGCAACGACGATCTGACTGATGAGGAGCTGCGCAGCATcacaggtttgtgtgtgtgatggcttGACTTCAATAAAATAAGGCTGTAGTAACCAGTATTAATACCAAAACCTGACTATACTGATAATTCTGTTTTCTCGCTGTTTTTGCGAATGAAGTGGTATTATCTGTTTACAGAGGAAGGATTTTATGAGAAACTAGCTGGCTCAATAGCACCAGAGATCTATGGACATGAAGATGTAAAGaaggcgctgctgctgctgctggttggAGGGGTGCAACAGGCACCTAAAGGCATGAAAATCAGAGGTGAGCACCAATAGAAGGCCCTTAATCTCTTACTAAACAATGGCCAATCAATTGGGACTGTTTACCACAGAGGTAAATACAAGTTGTCCCAGTAGCAAATCATAACGCAACAATACAAAAAGAGAATGCTTTTGATTGCATCCCCTGGAACATACGTCttgttaaggttaggttgatcACATTAGTAATTTTGTGCATATCACCGACCGACTGATCTATATGTGTGAAGCATTAATCAAAAACAAAGCGTTTGccttttttatgaaattttgTAACAACTGCAACGTTTTTCCTGTTTTGACTCTTCTCCCTTAAGGGAACATAAACATCTGCCTGATGGGAGACCCAGGAGTCGCCAAGTCCCAGCTGCTGTCCTACATTGACCGCCTGGCTCCTCGAAGTGAGTGCAGAACTGTTTGTTGGAGTAAAAGTCCTGTTTCTGGTTTAATATTTTATCCCGTAAGCAATTTTCATTACATTAGGGTTTACATGGTAAAATATTAACTTTGGATCTGATTGTCTGACTAGAGAAGACtaaaggctgtttttttttttgtttgttttttttatgccaGGTTTTGGGCACTTTAGTTTTgcctactttgtgtttttctaatCATTCTACTCTCCGCTTTAAATGACAACCTAATACCAGTGTCTGAATGTTTTAGtttgcaatttaaaaaatgaaatgtatgcCACTGCCATTTCACCCAGGTTTGCTCACTTTCTCATGTCCCCTCTGTGGTCTTCAGGCCAGTACACAACAGGTCGCGGTTCATCTGGCGTCGGTCTGACTGCAGCGGTGATGCGTGACCCCGTAACTGGAGAAATGACCCTGGAAGGTGGAGCCTTGGTGCTAGCTGACCTGGGCGTCTGCTGCATTGACGAGTTTGACAAGATGGCTGACGCTGACCGCACAGCCATCCACGAGGTGATGGAACAGCAGACCATCTCCATCGCTAAGGTAAACGGAACTGCCCTGGTGACGTAATTAGTTGGAATGTTCAAATCTAACTTCCTGTGTCAAATCTcaaccaatgttttttttttttttgctcctttCCAGGCCGGCATCATGACCTCCCTCAACGCCCGTTGCTCTATTCTAGCAGCAGCCAACCCCGCCTATGGCCGCTATAATCCCCGGAAGAGCCTTGAGCAGAACATTCAGCTCCCAGCTGCTCTGCTCTCCCGTTTCGACCTGCTTTGGCTGATCCAGGACAAGCCGGATGCCGACGCTGACCTGCGTCTGGCCCAGCACATCACCTACGTGCACCAGCACTGCCACCAGCCGCCCACTCACTTCACCCCCATAGATATGAAGCTGATGAGGTGATGATCTTGcattacatttcaaaatgtttgttaaaCCTCCCCACTCTTCCATTCCCTTTGCTTTTAACAGTATGTCAAACCTACCTACCAACTAGGCAATATTGTTTAACAAAAATATGACATGTGAATCCTTTCAGGCGTTACATCGCTGTGTGTAAGAAGCGGCAGCCTATGGTGCCAGAGGCGCTGGCTGATTACATCACTGCTGCTTATGTAGAGATGAGGAAAGAGGCTAGAGTCAGCAAAGACACCACCTTCACCTCCGCCCGAACCCTCCTCTCCATCCTCCGACTGTCCACTGCCCTGGTGAGTGACACCTCAGCTGTAGCGAGCTGTAGGTGGTAGGAAACTTTCATAGGCCGCTTGCAAGTTGAAACCACAGCAGGTGTATAACTTTGTCAGAcatatgaaaaaaaactgtatttgaaTTTTATCTTTATAAACACTGCAGTCCTGACTGGTACCATTACATTTAAACAGTGCCAAATGAAATTATGGGGCTACTATTTTGTTAAAGTTATTGTGAAGTTGATAATGGAATTACATAGTGTGACGATCATCCTTGTGTATCTTCATCAGTAGTCCAATGTGCGATAAAGTGCTTACAGTGCAGGTAGTGACGGTAACATGGCCTACTGCAGTGTAAGCACTTCTTTCCTACGCTGGA
Proteins encoded:
- the mcm7 gene encoding DNA replication licensing factor MCM7 isoform X1; translated protein: MARKDYAAEKDKCKRFLQEFYTEDDNGKKVFKYGAQLVALAHREQVSFYVELDDVAEEDPELVESICENAKRYTGLLADAVHELLPEYKERDIVAKDSLDVYIEHRLMMEQRGRDPADTRDPRNQYPPELMRRFELYFKPPTTAKPKVVRDVRADSIGNLVTVRGIVTRATEVKPMMAVATYTCDQCGAETYQPIQSPTFMPLVMCPSQECVTNKSGGRLYLQTRGSKFVKFQELRIQEHSDQVPVGNIPRSMSIYARGENTRLAQPGDHVAITGVFLPLLRTGFKQATQGLLSETYLEAHSITLMNKSEDDELGNDDLTDEELRSITEEGFYEKLAGSIAPEIYGHEDVKKALLLLLVGGVQQAPKGMKIRGNINICLMGDPGVAKSQLLSYIDRLAPRSQYTTGRGSSGVGLTAAVMRDPVTGEMTLEGGALVLADLGVCCIDEFDKMADADRTAIHEVMEQQTISIAKAGIMTSLNARCSILAAANPAYGRYNPRKSLEQNIQLPAALLSRFDLLWLIQDKPDADADLRLAQHITYVHQHCHQPPTHFTPIDMKLMRRYIAVCKKRQPMVPEALADYITAAYVEMRKEARVSKDTTFTSARTLLSILRLSTALARLRMMETVEKEDVNEAMRLMEMSKDSLQADKSNTTRTQRPADVIFSLVRELSTEGVAGRGGAGGVVRMAEAQQRCISRGFTPDQFQEALEEYEELNVWQVNQARSRITFV
- the mcm7 gene encoding DNA replication licensing factor MCM7 isoform X2, with the protein product MMEQRGRDPADTRDPRNQYPPELMRRFELYFKPPTTAKPKVVRDVRADSIGNLVTVRGIVTRATEVKPMMAVATYTCDQCGAETYQPIQSPTFMPLVMCPSQECVTNKSGGRLYLQTRGSKFVKFQELRIQEHSDQVPVGNIPRSMSIYARGENTRLAQPGDHVAITGVFLPLLRTGFKQATQGLLSETYLEAHSITLMNKSEDDELGNDDLTDEELRSITEEGFYEKLAGSIAPEIYGHEDVKKALLLLLVGGVQQAPKGMKIRGNINICLMGDPGVAKSQLLSYIDRLAPRSQYTTGRGSSGVGLTAAVMRDPVTGEMTLEGGALVLADLGVCCIDEFDKMADADRTAIHEVMEQQTISIAKAGIMTSLNARCSILAAANPAYGRYNPRKSLEQNIQLPAALLSRFDLLWLIQDKPDADADLRLAQHITYVHQHCHQPPTHFTPIDMKLMRRYIAVCKKRQPMVPEALADYITAAYVEMRKEARVSKDTTFTSARTLLSILRLSTALARLRMMETVEKEDVNEAMRLMEMSKDSLQADKSNTTRTQRPADVIFSLVRELSTEGVAGRGGAGGVVRMAEAQQRCISRGFTPDQFQEALEEYEELNVWQVNQARSRITFV